Proteins from a genomic interval of Clostridium scatologenes:
- a CDS encoding methyl-accepting chemotaxis protein yields the protein MLSPVVKNTIFDSLNDSLQYIDILFNHHVTIYITDTEKILKILCSDKLSLSSKEGDPTPKAGAPGKALRSGKPVIEILPKELYGVPFRSYSIPIKDDNNNVIGLLLAAQSLENMDNVLTLSENVSSSLKKMSLASNDICEEIQKIVNSNSDTYDALNKANNNVNDTNEILKFIQGVSSQTNLLGLNAAIEASRAGDNGKGFGVVAQEIRKLSKSSSESVKKIDTVLKEITRSMELVTSGINKSNSNFEAASSAIEEITSSIQELSSTAEILKELAKKI from the coding sequence AAAAATACAATATTTGACTCTTTAAATGATTCACTACAATACATAGATATACTTTTTAATCATCATGTAACTATTTATATTACTGATACAGAAAAAATTTTGAAGATACTTTGCAGTGACAAATTAAGTTTAAGTAGTAAAGAAGGAGATCCAACACCAAAAGCAGGTGCTCCAGGAAAGGCGTTAAGGTCTGGAAAGCCAGTAATAGAAATTCTTCCTAAAGAATTGTATGGAGTACCTTTTAGATCATATTCTATTCCAATTAAAGATGACAATAATAATGTGATTGGTCTTTTATTAGCAGCACAAAGTCTTGAAAATATGGATAATGTACTAACTCTTTCTGAAAATGTATCAAGTTCTCTTAAAAAAATGTCTTTGGCAAGCAATGATATTTGTGAAGAAATTCAAAAAATAGTTAATTCAAATTCAGATACTTATGACGCACTTAATAAGGCTAATAATAATGTTAATGATACTAATGAAATTTTGAAATTTATACAAGGTGTTTCGAGTCAAACTAATCTTTTGGGTCTAAATGCAGCTATTGAGGCTTCAAGAGCAGGAGATAATGGAAAGGGCTTTGGTGTAGTTGCACAAGAAATAAGAAAATTGTCTAAGTCAAGTAGTGAATCAGTTAAGAAAATTGATACTGTTTTAAAAGAAATTACTAGATCAATGGAACTTGTTACTAGTGGTATAAATAAATCAAATTCAAATTTTGAAGCAGCAAGCAGTGCAATAGAGGAAATAACTTCATCTATTCAGGAGTTATCTTCAACTGCTGAAATATTAAAAGAACTAGCTAAAAAAATTTAA
- a CDS encoding Type 1 glutamine amidotransferase-like domain-containing protein: MVNMLFSLYNFNEKWAKNIVSKYINSNNRVLIIPFSFDEDIKSDLEWQSEFNKYKGRHYKVIEKTFSSYGVSEKNIKCINYFKDTKESAKDKMKNSDVIFFTGGLPDKMMYRLNEFDLINEIENFKGIVIGSSAGAMIQIKDYHITPDEDYNTFSYNKGLNFIKNFDIEVHYEGTKTQEKYINKVLNEKSDTVYAIKNTGGIIIDNNVTTLLGDTCTFSR; this comes from the coding sequence ATGGTAAATATGTTATTTAGTTTATATAACTTTAATGAAAAATGGGCAAAAAATATTGTATCAAAGTATATAAACTCTAATAATAGAGTTCTGATAATTCCATTTTCTTTTGATGAAGATATAAAAAGTGATTTGGAATGGCAGAGTGAATTTAATAAGTATAAAGGAAGGCATTATAAAGTTATAGAGAAAACGTTCTCGAGCTATGGAGTTAGTGAAAAAAATATAAAATGTATAAATTATTTTAAAGATACTAAGGAAAGTGCAAAAGATAAAATGAAAAATAGTGATGTAATATTTTTTACTGGAGGCTTACCTGATAAAATGATGTACAGGCTAAATGAGTTTGATTTAATAAATGAAATTGAAAATTTTAAAGGTATAGTTATTGGGAGTAGTGCTGGTGCAATGATACAAATAAAAGATTATCATATTACTCCAGATGAAGACTATAATACATTTTCATATAATAAAGGGTTAAATTTTATTAAGAATTTTGATATTGAAGTACATTATGAAGGCACAAAAACACAGGAAAAGTACATAAATAAGGTATTAAATGAAAAATCAGATACAGTGTATGCAATTAAAAATACTGGAGGAATAATTATTGATAATAATGTAACTACACTATTAGGAGATACGTGTACATTCAGTAGATAG
- a CDS encoding PhoH family protein: MKRTYILDTNVILYSPGAIFTFGDNDVIIPEIVLEELDSFKKQKNDLGANARHAARIIDRLRRQGKLNEGVNIPGGGKLKVEMNHYDTEIPPCWDKNKADNRIIQICKALKEQGEDVCLITKDTFERIKADIVGIDVEDFYEKVVPENEDQYTGRIDVYASNEKISEFYHDKFMEIKDVLCYEETQGKYVVPNFYTNQFVIIHCSENPRQTALGRFNGDKIVNLNYKENIFFGINPRNVGQKFMMEALFTDADKAPLVIVKGPAGTAKTLFSLAVGLHKIMECNTNQYRRILVCRPNVTMDEDIGFLPGTEEEKIAPFMRPIFDNLEILVDSNEKQRYKNEKELADKIKELFDRRIITTEAVAYLRGRSIVKNWVIVDEAQNLTPKQVKAIITRVGEGTKLILIGDPDQIDQPFLDSRSNGLCYASEKMKGSNLCYQVTMNYNECERSPLSYEASKRL; the protein is encoded by the coding sequence TTGAAGAGAACCTATATCTTGGACACAAATGTTATTCTGTATTCACCAGGAGCTATTTTTACTTTTGGGGATAATGATGTAATTATACCTGAAATAGTATTAGAAGAATTAGATAGCTTTAAAAAACAAAAGAATGATTTAGGTGCTAATGCTAGACATGCAGCTAGAATTATAGATAGACTTAGAAGACAGGGAAAGCTTAATGAAGGAGTAAATATACCAGGAGGAGGGAAATTGAAGGTAGAAATGAATCATTATGATACTGAAATACCTCCATGCTGGGACAAAAATAAGGCAGACAATCGAATAATACAGATTTGTAAAGCTCTTAAAGAACAAGGAGAAGATGTATGCCTTATTACAAAAGATACTTTTGAGAGAATTAAGGCAGATATTGTTGGTATAGATGTGGAAGATTTTTATGAAAAGGTAGTACCGGAAAATGAAGATCAATATACAGGAAGAATTGATGTTTACGCTTCAAATGAAAAAATATCAGAATTTTATCATGACAAATTTATGGAAATAAAGGATGTTCTATGTTATGAAGAGACGCAAGGAAAATATGTTGTGCCTAATTTTTATACTAATCAGTTTGTTATAATTCACTGCAGTGAAAATCCTAGGCAAACAGCATTAGGAAGATTCAATGGTGATAAAATAGTAAATTTGAATTACAAGGAAAATATTTTCTTTGGCATTAATCCAAGAAATGTAGGACAGAAATTCATGATGGAGGCATTGTTTACAGATGCAGATAAAGCTCCTTTAGTGATAGTAAAGGGGCCAGCAGGTACAGCTAAAACTTTATTTTCTTTAGCGGTTGGACTTCACAAGATTATGGAGTGTAATACTAATCAATATAGAAGAATTCTTGTATGTAGACCAAATGTTACTATGGATGAAGATATAGGATTTTTACCTGGTACGGAAGAAGAGAAAATAGCACCTTTTATGAGGCCAATATTCGACAATTTGGAAATATTAGTAGATTCAAATGAAAAACAGAGATATAAAAATGAAAAAGAATTAGCAGATAAAATTAAAGAACTTTTTGATAGAAGAATCATAACTACAGAGGCTGTAGCTTATTTAAGAGGAAGATCTATAGTTAAAAACTGGGTAATTGTAGATGAAGCACAAAATTTAACACCAAAACAGGTTAAAGCAATAATAACAAGAGTAGGTGAAGGAACAAAACTTATATTAATAGGAGATCCAGATCAAATAGATCAGCCATTCCTAGATTCAAGGTCAAATGGACTTTGTTATGCTTCGGAAAAAATGAAAGGTAGTAATTTATGTTATCAAGTAACAATGAATTACAATGAATGTGAAAGATCACCACTATCATATGAGGCTTCAAAAAGATTATAA
- a CDS encoding phosphodiester glycosidase family protein: MDKRKTNGKRGKSIWKLVIGFLIFEVLFTGITAPLLIFYGPFKNVKKTVVESAMTTLSHQYIAKFFLSDDEINKILGENTIDNIQQDNISQLKFENKHDSSIEREEVSDGRKFNGYMLIIHDPTRVKVGYSKKLGVAGELTSQIAKDNNAVAAINGGGFTDSSSGDSKWTGTGGKPVGILMSGGKEVYNDVSDEDKAMEVMAMTSKGELLVGSHSLSEMKSLGVTEAISFGPALVVNGKGTIKSGDGGWGIAPRTAIGQRKDGAILFLVIDGRQTKSVGATLKDVQNIMLEYGALNATNLDGGSSSTMYYEGEVINNPCDPLGERSVPSAVYVKP; encoded by the coding sequence ATGGACAAAAGAAAAACAAATGGTAAAAGGGGGAAATCCATTTGGAAGTTGGTTATAGGGTTTTTAATATTTGAAGTATTATTTACTGGAATAACTGCTCCTCTTTTAATATTTTATGGGCCATTTAAAAATGTAAAGAAGACTGTAGTTGAATCTGCAATGACAACACTTAGTCATCAATATATTGCTAAGTTTTTTTTATCTGATGATGAAATTAATAAAATTTTGGGAGAAAATACTATAGACAATATTCAACAAGATAATATTTCTCAATTAAAGTTTGAAAATAAACATGACAGCAGTATAGAAAGAGAAGAAGTTAGTGATGGAAGAAAATTTAATGGATATATGCTTATAATTCATGATCCTACAAGAGTAAAAGTAGGGTATAGTAAGAAGTTAGGTGTAGCTGGTGAGTTAACTAGCCAAATAGCAAAGGATAATAATGCTGTAGCAGCAATTAATGGTGGTGGATTTACAGATAGTTCTTCAGGTGATAGTAAGTGGACAGGGACTGGTGGAAAACCTGTTGGAATACTTATGAGTGGTGGAAAAGAAGTGTATAATGACGTATCAGATGAAGATAAGGCCATGGAAGTAATGGCAATGACTAGTAAAGGAGAACTTTTGGTAGGTTCACACAGTTTGTCAGAAATGAAGTCACTTGGAGTTACAGAGGCTATCTCTTTTGGTCCTGCGTTGGTTGTAAATGGAAAAGGAACTATAAAATCTGGTGATGGCGGTTGGGGAATAGCTCCAAGAACTGCCATAGGACAGAGGAAAGATGGAGCTATATTATTTTTAGTTATAGATGGGAGACAAACAAAAAGTGTAGGTGCAACATTAAAAGATGTTCAGAATATAATGCTTGAATATGGTGCATTAAATGCTACAAATTTGGATGGAGGTTCTTCATCAACTATGTACTATGAAGGTGAAGTAATAAATAATCCATGTGATCCTTTAGGAGAAAGATCTGTACCTTCTGCTGTTTATGTTAAACCTTAA